In the genome of Aspergillus luchuensis IFO 4308 DNA, chromosome 2, nearly complete sequence, one region contains:
- the RPL12 gene encoding 60S ribosomal protein uL11 (BUSCO:EOG092651LN;~COG:J;~EggNog:ENOG410PN4A;~InterPro:IPR020784,IPR036769,IPR000911,IPR020783, IPR036796;~PFAM:PF03946,PF00298;~go_component: GO:0005840 - ribosome [Evidence IEA];~go_function: GO:0003735 - structural constituent of ribosome [Evidence IEA];~go_process: GO:0006412 - translation [Evidence IEA]) encodes MPPKFDPNEVKIIHLRVTGGEVGAQSALAPKIGPLGLSPKKIGEDIAKNTGDWKGLRVTVRLTIQNRQAAVSVVPSASSLVIKALKEPPRDRKKEKNIKHSKSIPLDEIIEIARKMRHRSLAKELKGTVLEILGTAFSVGCQVDGRSPKDVSDDVKAGEIDIPSE; translated from the exons ATGC CTCCCAAGTTCGACCCCAATGAGGTGAAGATCAT CCACCTGAGAGTGACTGGTGGTGAGGTCGGTGCCCAGTCTGCTCTGGCTCCCAAGATTGGTCCTCTCGGTCTGTCCCCCAAGAAGATCGGTGAAGATATCGCCAAGAACACTGGTGACTGG AAGGGTCTCCGTGTCACCGTCCGCCTGACCATCCAGAACCGTCAGGCCGCGGTCTCCGTTGTTCCCTCCGCCTCTTCCCTGGTCATCAAGGCCCTCAAGGAGCCTCCCCGTGACcgcaagaaggagaagaacatcaagcACAGCAAGTCCATCCCTCTGGACGAGATCATCGAGATCGCCCGCAAGATGCGCCACCGCTCTCTTGCTAAGGAGCTCAAGGGTACCGTCCTTGAGATCCTCGGTACCGCTTTCTCTGTCGGTTGCCAGGTCGATGGCCGCAGCCCCAAGGACGTCTCCGACGACGTCAAGGCTGGCGAGATCGACA TCCCCTCCGAGTAA